One Tomitella gaofuii DNA segment encodes these proteins:
- a CDS encoding TIGR03767 family metallophosphoesterase translates to MTTVNRRKFLAGAGAGLGGALTLNALGAAAPGRAAGGFWAPAAARADALAGSTAGTTLEAVAVPAGPRGYQRLTAGPGYPVVVRTELAPARAARADRRRALASLVQMTDMHILDAQSPVRVEFVHPLIGSASRPQDLLTTQGLTSLVGRINALAGGPHSGRRFDAVVTTGDNTDNHEHVELDWYLTALSGGRFTPNTGDPHRYEGTQDSGFDLYWNPESRHTDSFKRAGFPVLDGYFDAALAPMSSPGLSVPWFAVFGNHDDSVIGTAPSGIPPITDLYTGNLKLGAPGSAAEAEQLQRALRTDPAAVPGIVGRMTDPARIVTPDARRAPFTPRQFLAAHFDPRHLGPGPHGHGFAADAPETGIGYYSFEIAPGVVGISMDSTNRGGFVDGSFGEAQFRWIERTLAAGSSRYFDGDGREVRTGADDTLFILFSHHTSDTTGLLIPDPENPAEPRHSGAELVDLLHRFPNVCAWVNGHTHANRVTPHPGPTARQGFWEVNTASHIDFPQYARVIEVVDNADGTLSLLATLIESDAPYQLPYDDLSPLGLASLYRELSYNDVNKDPDNMGGPADHNVELLLASPSA, encoded by the coding sequence GTGACCACGGTGAATCGCAGAAAGTTCCTGGCCGGCGCGGGGGCAGGCCTGGGCGGGGCCCTCACGCTCAACGCGCTAGGCGCCGCCGCACCCGGCCGCGCCGCCGGCGGTTTCTGGGCCCCGGCCGCCGCCCGCGCCGACGCCCTGGCCGGGTCGACGGCCGGCACCACGCTCGAGGCCGTCGCGGTGCCCGCCGGGCCGCGCGGGTACCAGCGCCTCACCGCCGGGCCCGGGTACCCGGTGGTCGTGCGCACCGAGCTCGCCCCCGCACGCGCGGCGCGGGCCGACCGCCGCCGCGCGCTCGCCTCCCTTGTCCAGATGACGGACATGCACATCCTCGACGCCCAGTCACCGGTGCGCGTCGAGTTCGTGCACCCGCTCATCGGCTCCGCGTCGCGCCCCCAGGACCTGCTCACCACGCAGGGGCTCACCTCGCTCGTGGGCCGCATCAACGCGCTGGCCGGCGGGCCGCACTCGGGCCGCCGGTTCGACGCGGTCGTCACCACCGGCGACAACACCGACAACCACGAGCACGTGGAACTGGACTGGTACCTCACGGCGCTCAGCGGCGGCCGGTTCACGCCGAACACCGGCGACCCGCACCGGTACGAGGGCACCCAGGACTCCGGCTTCGACCTGTACTGGAACCCCGAGTCCCGGCACACCGACAGTTTCAAGCGCGCCGGGTTCCCCGTCCTCGACGGCTACTTCGACGCGGCGCTGGCGCCGATGTCCAGCCCCGGGCTGTCGGTGCCGTGGTTCGCGGTGTTCGGCAACCACGACGATTCCGTCATCGGCACCGCCCCCAGCGGCATACCGCCCATCACCGACCTCTACACCGGCAACCTCAAGCTCGGCGCGCCCGGCTCGGCGGCGGAGGCCGAGCAGCTTCAGAGGGCGCTGCGCACCGACCCGGCCGCGGTGCCCGGGATCGTCGGGCGGATGACCGACCCCGCACGTATCGTCACCCCCGACGCACGCCGCGCGCCCTTCACTCCGCGCCAGTTCCTGGCCGCGCACTTCGACCCCCGCCACCTGGGCCCCGGACCGCACGGGCACGGCTTCGCCGCCGACGCACCCGAGACCGGCATCGGCTACTACAGCTTCGAGATCGCCCCCGGGGTCGTCGGCATCAGCATGGATTCCACCAACCGGGGCGGATTCGTCGACGGCTCGTTCGGCGAAGCGCAGTTCCGCTGGATCGAACGGACCCTCGCCGCCGGCAGCAGCCGGTACTTCGACGGCGACGGACGCGAGGTGCGCACCGGCGCCGACGACACCCTGTTCATCCTGTTCAGCCACCACACCAGCGATACGACGGGACTGCTCATCCCGGACCCGGAGAACCCGGCGGAACCACGCCACTCCGGCGCCGAGCTGGTGGACCTGCTGCACCGCTTCCCCAACGTGTGCGCCTGGGTGAACGGCCACACGCACGCCAACAGGGTCACCCCGCACCCGGGGCCCACCGCGCGGCAGGGGTTCTGGGAGGTCAACACGGCCTCGCACATCGACTTCCCGCAGTACGCGCGCGTCATCGAGGTGGTGGACAACGCCGACGGCACGCTCTCGCTGCTGGCGACCCTCATCGAATCGGACGCCCCCTACCAGCTGCCCTACGACGACCTCTCCCCGCTGGGGCTGGCGTCGCTGTACCGCGAGCTGTCCTACAACGACGTCAACAAGGACCCGGACAACATGGGCGGCCCGGCCGACCACAACGTCGAGCTGCTGCTCGCGTCGCCGTCCGCGTGA
- a CDS encoding sigma-70 family RNA polymerase sigma factor, translated as MTRPDDEVSRDVADAVAGDRAALHRLLTEIRPLVVRYCRARVGFAERGFGSADDVAQEVCMAVVTALPRYKDQGKPFMAFVYGIASHKVADAHRSSARNKSEPTADIPDEIGRNGVQDGTYLDPEQSYLDAESRVRVERLLEGLPDKQREIIVLRLIVGMSAEETAAAVGSTAGAVRVAQHRALAKLRNTFGEAGEQGVRA; from the coding sequence ATGACGCGACCGGACGACGAGGTATCCCGAGATGTCGCGGATGCCGTGGCGGGAGATCGCGCCGCACTGCATCGGCTGCTGACCGAGATCCGCCCCCTCGTCGTGCGCTACTGCCGTGCACGGGTGGGCTTCGCTGAACGCGGCTTCGGCTCGGCCGACGACGTGGCGCAGGAAGTGTGCATGGCGGTGGTGACGGCGCTGCCGCGGTACAAGGATCAGGGCAAGCCGTTCATGGCGTTCGTCTACGGGATCGCCTCGCATAAAGTCGCCGATGCGCACCGTTCGTCCGCGCGTAACAAATCCGAGCCCACCGCAGATATACCGGATGAGATCGGGCGCAACGGTGTCCAGGACGGGACGTACCTGGACCCGGAGCAGTCGTATCTGGATGCGGAATCCCGCGTGCGTGTGGAGCGGCTCCTCGAGGGGTTGCCGGACAAGCAACGCGAGATCATCGTTCTTCGATTGATCGTCGGGATGTCCGCGGAGGAGACGGCTGCTGCGGTGGGCAGTACCGCGGGAGCGGTACGCGTGGCCCAGCACAGGGCGCTCGCAAAACTGAGGAACACTTTTGGAGAGGCGGGTGAGCAGGGTGTCCGAGCGTGA
- a CDS encoding GuaB3 family IMP dehydrogenase-related protein — MRDLVEIGIGRIARRTYQLEDIDIVPSRRTRSAKDVSTAWQMDAYRFDIPLLAHPTDALVSPEFAVEMGRRGGLGVFNGEGLWARHRDVEDKLAQVIEVAEGEDGPAAATRMLQRLHAAPVDPDLLGQAVASIRDAGVTTAVRVSPQNAAALTPHVVAAGVDLLFIHGTIISAEHVGAGAAEPLNLKTFINDLDVPVVAGGVSDHLTALHLMRTGAAGVIVGYGAADGVTTSGEVLGMGVPMATAIADAAAARRDYLDETGGRYVHVIADGDIRTSGDVAKAIACGADAAVLGTPLALAEEAPGKGWYWPTVAAHPSMPRGAIVPVTFDDRPSLDTVLSGPADDPFGSLNLVGGLRRSMAKSGYSDLKEFQRVELSVRG; from the coding sequence GTGCGTGACCTCGTGGAAATCGGCATCGGGCGCATAGCCCGGCGCACCTACCAGCTCGAGGACATCGACATCGTCCCCTCGCGGCGCACCCGCTCGGCCAAGGACGTGTCCACCGCCTGGCAGATGGACGCCTACAGGTTCGACATCCCGCTGCTCGCGCATCCCACGGACGCGCTCGTCTCGCCCGAGTTCGCGGTGGAGATGGGCCGCCGAGGCGGGCTGGGCGTGTTCAACGGCGAGGGGCTGTGGGCCCGGCACCGCGACGTGGAGGACAAGCTCGCGCAGGTCATCGAGGTGGCCGAGGGTGAGGACGGCCCGGCCGCGGCCACCCGCATGCTGCAGCGGCTGCACGCCGCGCCGGTGGACCCGGACCTGCTGGGGCAGGCGGTGGCGTCCATCCGCGACGCCGGGGTCACCACGGCCGTGCGGGTGAGCCCGCAGAACGCCGCCGCGCTCACCCCGCACGTCGTCGCTGCGGGCGTGGACCTGCTGTTCATCCACGGCACGATCATCTCCGCCGAGCACGTGGGAGCGGGGGCGGCGGAGCCGCTCAACCTCAAGACGTTCATCAACGACCTCGATGTCCCCGTGGTGGCGGGCGGCGTCAGCGACCACCTCACGGCGCTGCACCTGATGCGCACGGGGGCGGCCGGCGTCATCGTGGGCTACGGGGCCGCCGACGGCGTCACCACCAGCGGCGAGGTGCTGGGCATGGGCGTGCCGATGGCCACCGCCATCGCCGACGCCGCAGCGGCCCGCCGCGACTACCTGGACGAGACCGGCGGCCGGTATGTGCACGTGATCGCCGACGGCGACATCCGCACCTCCGGCGACGTCGCCAAGGCCATCGCCTGCGGCGCCGACGCCGCGGTCCTGGGCACGCCCCTCGCTCTCGCCGAGGAGGCGCCGGGCAAGGGCTGGTACTGGCCGACGGTGGCGGCGCACCCGTCCATGCCGCGCGGCGCCATCGTGCCGGTCACCTTCGACGACCGCCCGAGCCTCGATACGGTGCTGAGCGGGCCGGCAGACGATCCGTTCGGTTCGCTCAACCTCGTCGGCGGCCTGCGACGGTCGATGGCGAAGTCCGGGTACTCCGACCTCAAGGAGTTCCAGCGCGTCGAGCTGAGCGTGCGGGGATAG
- the guaB gene encoding IMP dehydrogenase: MSNPAGQVNGNIRFGGDRDDKIAMTGLTFDDVLLLPAASEVIPGGVDTSTQVTRNIRLRVPLVSSAMDTVTEARMAIAMARAGGMGVLHRNLAADAQAGQVETVKRSEAGMVTDPVTCSPSHTLAEVDAMCARFRISGLPVTDEAGALVGIITNRDMRFEMDMSRPVSEVMTEAPLVTAQEGVSAEAALGLLRRHKIEKLPIVDGAGRLTGLITVKDFVKTEQYPDATKDRDGRLLVGAAIGVGEESWTRAMGLVDAGADVLVVDSAHGHSAGVLEMISRLRKEVDNRAGVEGVDIIGGNVATRGGAQALIDAGVDAVKIGVGPGSICTTRVVAGVGAPQITAILEAAAVCRPAGVPIVADGGLQFSGDVAKALAAGASAAMLGSLLAGTAESPGELVLVGGKQFKAYRGMGSLGAMQGRGQGKSYSKDRYFQDDVLSEDKLVPEGIEGRVPFRGPLGSVIHQLTGGLRAAMGYTGARTIAELNDAQFVRITAAGLKESHPHDIQMTVEAPNYYSR, from the coding sequence ATGAGCAATCCGGCCGGGCAGGTAAACGGCAACATCAGGTTCGGCGGCGACCGCGACGACAAGATCGCGATGACCGGGCTGACGTTCGATGACGTCCTGCTCCTTCCCGCGGCCTCCGAGGTCATTCCCGGCGGGGTCGACACCTCCACGCAGGTCACGCGCAACATCCGGCTGCGTGTGCCGCTGGTCAGCTCGGCCATGGACACGGTCACCGAGGCGCGGATGGCCATCGCGATGGCGCGCGCGGGCGGGATGGGCGTGCTGCATCGCAACCTCGCCGCCGATGCGCAGGCGGGGCAGGTGGAGACGGTCAAGCGCTCCGAGGCCGGGATGGTGACCGATCCGGTCACGTGCAGCCCGTCGCACACGCTCGCCGAGGTGGACGCGATGTGCGCGCGCTTCCGCATCTCGGGGCTGCCGGTGACGGACGAGGCGGGCGCGCTCGTGGGCATCATCACCAACCGCGACATGCGCTTCGAGATGGACATGAGCCGGCCGGTGTCCGAGGTGATGACCGAGGCCCCGCTCGTGACCGCGCAGGAGGGCGTCTCGGCCGAGGCTGCGCTGGGGCTGCTGCGGCGGCACAAGATCGAGAAGCTGCCCATCGTCGACGGCGCCGGCAGGCTCACAGGTCTCATCACCGTCAAGGACTTCGTCAAGACCGAGCAGTACCCGGATGCCACCAAGGACCGCGACGGTCGGCTGCTCGTGGGTGCGGCCATCGGCGTGGGCGAGGAGTCGTGGACCCGCGCGATGGGCCTGGTCGACGCGGGCGCCGACGTCCTCGTGGTCGATAGCGCGCACGGGCACTCGGCGGGGGTGCTGGAGATGATCTCCCGGCTGCGCAAAGAGGTCGACAACCGGGCCGGGGTCGAAGGCGTCGACATCATCGGCGGCAACGTCGCCACGCGCGGCGGGGCGCAGGCGCTCATCGACGCCGGCGTGGACGCGGTGAAGATCGGCGTGGGGCCCGGTTCCATCTGCACCACGCGCGTGGTGGCCGGCGTGGGCGCGCCCCAGATCACCGCGATCCTCGAGGCGGCGGCGGTGTGCCGCCCCGCGGGGGTGCCCATCGTCGCAGACGGCGGCCTGCAGTTCTCCGGCGACGTCGCGAAGGCCCTCGCGGCCGGGGCGTCCGCCGCGATGCTCGGCTCCCTGCTGGCGGGCACGGCCGAATCGCCCGGCGAACTGGTGCTGGTGGGCGGCAAGCAGTTCAAGGCCTACCGCGGGATGGGGTCGCTGGGCGCGATGCAGGGCCGCGGGCAGGGCAAGTCCTACTCGAAGGACCGCTACTTCCAGGACGACGTGCTCTCCGAGGACAAGCTCGTCCCCGAGGGCATCGAGGGCCGGGTGCCGTTCCGCGGGCCGCTGGGCTCGGTGATCCACCAGCTCACCGGCGGGCTGCGCGCCGCCATGGGCTACACCGGGGCACGCACCATCGCGGAGCTCAACGACGCGCAGTTCGTCCGGATCACCGCGGCCGGCCTCAAGGAGAGCCATCCGCACGACATCCAGATGACCGTCGAGGCGCCCAACTACTATTCACGCTGA
- the tsaD gene encoding tRNA (adenosine(37)-N6)-threonylcarbamoyltransferase complex transferase subunit TsaD, with product MIVMGIESSCDETGVGIVRLETGADGAARVELLADEVASSVDEHVRFGGVVPEIASRAHLQAIVPTMRRALAAAGVDRPDAVAATVGPGLAGALLVGAAAAKAYAAAWGVPFYGINHLGGHVAVDALEHGPLPRAVALLVSGGHTQLLLVDGLGAPIVELGSTVDDAAGEAYDKVARLLGLGYPGGPAIDRLAGAGDPSAIAFPRGMTGPRDARHAFSFSGLKTAVARYVERCERDGRPVPAADVAAGFQEAVADVLTMKAVRACVDEGVGTLLIGGGVAANSRVRALAEERCAAAGITLRVPRPRLCTDNGAMIASLGAHLIAAGAAPSPLGISTDPGLPVQTSQVG from the coding sequence ATGATCGTCATGGGTATCGAGAGCTCGTGCGACGAGACGGGCGTCGGCATCGTGCGCCTGGAGACGGGTGCCGACGGCGCTGCGCGCGTGGAGCTGCTGGCCGACGAGGTGGCCAGCAGCGTCGACGAGCATGTCCGCTTCGGCGGGGTGGTGCCGGAGATCGCCTCGCGGGCGCACTTGCAGGCGATCGTGCCGACGATGCGCAGGGCGCTCGCCGCCGCCGGCGTGGACCGGCCCGACGCTGTCGCCGCCACGGTGGGCCCCGGGCTCGCGGGCGCGCTGCTGGTGGGGGCGGCGGCGGCGAAGGCCTACGCCGCCGCGTGGGGCGTGCCGTTCTACGGGATCAACCACCTGGGCGGGCACGTGGCCGTCGACGCCCTCGAGCACGGGCCGCTGCCCCGGGCCGTGGCGCTGCTGGTGTCCGGCGGGCACACGCAGTTGCTGCTGGTGGACGGACTCGGCGCGCCGATCGTCGAGCTCGGCTCCACTGTGGACGACGCGGCGGGCGAGGCGTACGACAAGGTGGCGCGCCTGCTGGGGCTCGGTTATCCGGGCGGGCCCGCCATCGACCGGCTGGCCGGGGCGGGCGACCCGTCCGCCATCGCGTTCCCCCGCGGCATGACGGGGCCGCGCGACGCCCGGCACGCCTTCTCCTTCTCCGGCCTCAAGACCGCCGTGGCGCGGTACGTGGAGCGTTGCGAGCGGGACGGCCGCCCGGTGCCTGCAGCCGATGTCGCGGCCGGCTTCCAGGAGGCGGTGGCCGACGTGCTGACGATGAAGGCCGTGCGTGCGTGCGTGGACGAGGGCGTCGGCACGTTGCTCATCGGCGGCGGGGTGGCCGCCAACTCCCGGGTGCGGGCGCTGGCGGAGGAGCGTTGCGCCGCGGCGGGCATCACGCTGCGCGTGCCGCGGCCGCGCCTGTGCACGGACAACGGCGCGATGATCGCGTCGCTGGGCGCCCACCTCATCGCGGCGGGCGCCGCGCCGTCGCCGCTGGGCATCTCGACCGATCCGGGTCTGCCGGTGCAGACCAGCCAGGTCGGCTGA
- a CDS encoding DUF5319 family protein yields MHEHLPPGLPPDPFAGDPADPAAAFDSPEPAQPLDAHERLAVEEDLADLAVYEALLGHRGVRGLVIACEDCHDDHFHDWEMLRANLMQLLVDGSVRPHEPAFDPQPEDYVTWDYCRGYADAAMNDASLFSDGHDI; encoded by the coding sequence GTGCACGAGCATCTGCCGCCTGGCCTGCCGCCGGATCCGTTCGCGGGCGACCCCGCCGATCCGGCCGCGGCCTTCGACTCCCCGGAACCGGCCCAGCCGCTCGACGCCCATGAACGCCTGGCCGTCGAGGAGGACCTGGCCGACCTCGCCGTCTACGAGGCCCTGCTGGGCCACCGTGGCGTGCGTGGCCTGGTCATCGCCTGCGAGGACTGCCACGACGACCACTTCCACGACTGGGAGATGCTGCGCGCCAACCTCATGCAGCTGCTCGTCGACGGCAGCGTGCGCCCGCACGAGCCCGCGTTCGACCCGCAGCCGGAGGACTACGTCACCTGGGATTACTGCCGTGGATACGCGGACGCCGCGATGAACGACGCGTCGCTGTTCAGCGACGGCCACGACATCTGA
- a CDS encoding TetR/AcrR family transcriptional regulator → MVRQERAEATRRQILDAAATVFSRDGYVAANLGEIVTHAGVTKGALYFHFDSKGTLARAIIADRDLRVAHARRMIAASNLPPLEDLIQQSLTVAALVYTDAYVRAGDRLVQEIGEAGAEAGVTSRAVRAQITALLAAAAEGGDARVDDPAAVARVLWAQFCGARVAARLAPDEFDLIDGVEDMWAMVIDSIITEDLRGYFRQVVTRAAGMYRTATAVSAEADGGAEPA, encoded by the coding sequence ATGGTGAGGCAGGAGCGGGCCGAGGCCACCCGACGACAGATCCTGGACGCTGCGGCGACGGTGTTTTCCAGAGATGGTTACGTGGCCGCGAATCTGGGCGAGATTGTCACGCATGCCGGCGTCACCAAGGGCGCGTTGTACTTCCACTTTGATTCCAAAGGGACTTTGGCGCGCGCGATCATCGCCGACCGCGACTTGCGCGTCGCGCACGCTCGCCGGATGATCGCCGCGTCGAACCTGCCCCCACTCGAAGACCTCATTCAGCAGTCGCTCACGGTCGCCGCACTCGTTTATACCGACGCGTACGTGCGCGCCGGCGACAGGCTTGTCCAGGAGATCGGTGAGGCCGGCGCCGAGGCGGGCGTCACCTCGAGAGCGGTGCGCGCGCAGATCACCGCGTTGCTCGCCGCCGCCGCCGAGGGCGGCGATGCCCGGGTAGACGATCCGGCCGCGGTGGCCAGGGTGCTGTGGGCACAGTTCTGCGGCGCGCGGGTGGCCGCACGGCTGGCTCCCGACGAGTTCGACCTGATCGACGGCGTCGAGGACATGTGGGCCATGGTTATCGATTCGATCATCACCGAGGACTTGCGCGGGTACTTCCGTCAAGTGGTCACGCGTGCAGCGGGCATGTATCGCACAGCGACGGCCGTGTCCGCCGAGGCCGACGGGGGAGCCGAACCCGCATGA
- the rimI gene encoding ribosomal protein S18-alanine N-acetyltransferase encodes MSAPGGDETGGITVGPLEFADAHACAALERLLFAGESPWPAAAFAEELRAPHTRFFAARRSSPQHPRPWLVGYAGIALLGGAEPESEVHTIAVDPKVQGRGVGRRLLALLLAEADAHGGPVFLDVRTDNAPAIALYRSEGFENVGLRPRYYQPSGADAYVMCRRAAEDTDGKENAR; translated from the coding sequence GTGAGCGCGCCCGGCGGCGACGAGACGGGCGGGATCACCGTCGGCCCGCTCGAGTTCGCCGACGCCCATGCGTGCGCCGCGCTGGAGCGGCTGCTGTTCGCAGGGGAGAGCCCGTGGCCCGCGGCCGCGTTCGCCGAGGAGCTGCGCGCGCCGCACACCCGGTTCTTCGCGGCGCGCCGCAGTTCCCCGCAGCATCCGCGCCCGTGGCTCGTGGGCTATGCGGGCATCGCGCTGCTCGGCGGTGCGGAGCCCGAGTCGGAGGTGCACACCATCGCCGTCGACCCGAAGGTCCAGGGCCGGGGCGTGGGGCGGCGGCTGCTGGCGCTGCTGTTGGCCGAGGCCGACGCGCACGGCGGGCCGGTGTTCCTCGACGTGCGCACCGACAACGCGCCGGCGATCGCGCTGTATCGGAGCGAGGGCTTCGAGAACGTCGGGCTGCGCCCGCGCTACTACCAGCCCAGCGGGGCGGACGCGTACGTGATGTGCAGGCGTGCGGCGGAAGACACGGACGGCAAGGAGAACGCGCGATGA
- the tsaE gene encoding tRNA (adenosine(37)-N6)-threonylcarbamoyltransferase complex ATPase subunit type 1 TsaE, with product MLAAPADTEDFGAELATELAAGDVVILDGPLGAGKTVLARGIARGLGAQGAVTSPTYVIARVHPAGGRRPDGGAATAMVHVDAYRLGDGPGALDQLDALDLDTDLDDSVVVVEWGAGLAERLADHHVVVRLRRDPDTDVRTAEWERHTGSA from the coding sequence ATGCTGGCCGCGCCCGCGGACACGGAGGATTTCGGGGCGGAGCTCGCAACGGAGCTCGCCGCGGGCGACGTGGTGATCCTCGACGGGCCGCTGGGGGCCGGCAAGACCGTGCTCGCCCGCGGCATCGCCCGGGGGCTCGGCGCGCAGGGCGCTGTGACGTCGCCGACGTATGTCATCGCCCGCGTGCACCCGGCGGGCGGGCGGCGTCCGGACGGCGGGGCCGCGACGGCGATGGTGCACGTGGACGCCTACCGCCTGGGGGACGGCCCCGGGGCGCTCGACCAGCTCGACGCCCTCGACCTCGATACCGACCTGGACGATTCCGTGGTGGTCGTCGAGTGGGGCGCGGGCCTCGCCGAACGGCTCGCCGATCACCACGTGGTGGTGCGGCTGCGGCGCGATCCGGACACGGACGTGCGCACGGCGGAATGGGAGCGCCATACCGGCAGCGCGTGA
- the groES gene encoding co-chaperone GroES, whose amino-acid sequence MASVNIKPLEDRILVKTNEAETTTASGLVIPDTAKEKPQEGTVIAVGPGRWDDEGENRIPVDVSEGDTVVYSKYGGTEINYKGEDYLILSARDVLAVIG is encoded by the coding sequence GTGGCGAGCGTGAACATCAAGCCGCTCGAGGACCGGATCCTCGTCAAGACCAACGAGGCGGAGACGACGACCGCCTCCGGCCTGGTCATCCCGGACACGGCGAAGGAGAAGCCCCAGGAGGGCACCGTCATCGCCGTGGGCCCCGGCCGCTGGGACGACGAGGGCGAGAACCGCATCCCCGTCGACGTCTCGGAGGGCGACACCGTCGTCTACAGCAAGTACGGCGGCACCGAGATCAACTACAAGGGTGAGGACTACCTGATCCTGTCGGCGCGCGACGTCCTCGCGGTCATCGGCTAG
- a CDS encoding anti-sigma-D factor RsdA, with translation MSRVSERDNATGDESPGADLAAILHDDEFIESILRGGEVPAEADAEAELAVLLSGARHQIVSTPMPGMPSEDELAAALASGIEEAGAGTVVPLRRSRRYRWMTTVTAGAASVAVLLGGIAVAGHFLGADEPVGQSSEDFVTAASIRDDLAHAKDLLAKGDLRGCLAVLDSATEKMEKIRGDSAFPELDDTRTELWAQATGRPKSEAPAVGADVVVPSPAPTSTATPPPSSPSPPSIGIEGVPGLPDISVPLPQIQLPPLPDVRLPQIPLQQAPAPNPTTTTTPTPTTPPTTTPTETPAPSSSADEPPPGTATPTPTPGPQKQQLSDLDGN, from the coding sequence GTGAGCAGGGTGTCCGAGCGTGACAACGCGACGGGCGACGAGTCCCCCGGGGCGGACCTCGCCGCCATCCTGCACGATGACGAGTTCATCGAATCGATACTCCGCGGAGGCGAGGTGCCGGCCGAGGCCGACGCCGAGGCCGAGCTCGCAGTGCTGTTGTCGGGCGCCCGCCATCAGATCGTGAGCACCCCGATGCCCGGCATGCCGTCGGAGGACGAGCTTGCCGCGGCGCTGGCGTCGGGGATCGAGGAGGCCGGCGCGGGCACGGTGGTGCCGCTGCGCCGGAGCCGTCGGTACCGCTGGATGACGACGGTGACCGCGGGCGCCGCCTCGGTGGCGGTGCTGCTCGGCGGCATCGCCGTGGCGGGGCACTTCCTGGGCGCGGACGAGCCCGTCGGCCAGAGTTCGGAGGACTTCGTCACCGCGGCCAGCATCCGCGACGATCTGGCCCACGCGAAGGACCTGCTGGCCAAGGGGGACCTGCGCGGTTGCCTCGCGGTCCTCGACTCGGCCACGGAGAAGATGGAGAAGATCCGCGGGGATTCGGCGTTCCCCGAGCTCGACGACACCCGCACGGAGCTGTGGGCGCAGGCGACCGGCCGGCCGAAGTCCGAGGCGCCCGCGGTGGGTGCCGACGTCGTCGTGCCGTCGCCCGCGCCGACGAGCACGGCCACTCCTCCTCCGTCTTCGCCGTCCCCGCCGTCGATCGGTATCGAAGGGGTGCCGGGCCTGCCGGACATCTCCGTGCCGCTGCCGCAGATCCAGCTGCCGCCGTTGCCGGACGTGCGGCTGCCGCAGATCCCGTTGCAGCAGGCTCCGGCGCCGAATCCGACGACGACCACCACGCCGACCCCGACGACGCCGCCGACCACCACGCCGACGGAGACCCCGGCGCCGTCATCCAGCGCGGACGAGCCGCCGCCGGGCACAGCCACACCGACACCCACCCCCGGTCCGCAGAAGCAGCAGCTGTCCGACCTCGACGGAAACTGA
- the tsaB gene encoding tRNA (adenosine(37)-N6)-threonylcarbamoyltransferase complex dimerization subunit type 1 TsaB — protein sequence MLVLTADTSTPAVTAGLVRLDEGAAATVAVRVTRDARAHAEVLTPQILECLQDAGAAPADLDAVVVGAGPGPFTGLRVGMATAAAFGDALGIPVQGCAASTPSPRRPAPTRGGGRGASGGVPGGHRRAAARGVLGAVPGPRAGRGSGRRRTGRRRRRRRGRRSRVAGSHCDGGAAGVHPRFAHAVGLVAAAADLLAAGTEPAPLEPLYLRRPDAAEPTPRVPAAQVRA from the coding sequence GTGCTTGTTCTCACCGCCGACACCTCCACGCCTGCCGTCACCGCCGGGCTCGTGCGCCTGGACGAAGGGGCCGCCGCGACGGTCGCCGTGCGGGTGACCCGCGATGCGCGCGCCCATGCCGAGGTGCTCACTCCGCAGATCCTGGAGTGCCTGCAGGACGCGGGCGCGGCGCCGGCCGACCTTGACGCCGTCGTCGTGGGCGCCGGGCCGGGGCCGTTCACCGGGCTGCGCGTGGGGATGGCGACGGCGGCCGCCTTCGGCGACGCGCTCGGCATCCCGGTGCAGGGGTGTGCAGCCTCGACGCCATCGCCGCGCAGGCCCGCGCCGACGCGCGGCGGCGGCCGCGGCGCTTCCGGAGGAGTACCTGGTGGTCACCGACGCGCGGCGGCGCGAGGTGTATTGGGCGCGGTACCGGGGCCGCGAGCGGGTCGAGGGTCCGGCCGTCGCCGCACCGGCCGACGTCGCCGTCGGCGCCGCGGGCGTCGCAGCAGGGTCGCCGGATCACATTGCGACGGTGGGGCTGCCGGCGTTCACCCCCGCTTCGCCCACGCCGTGGGGCTTGTGGCGGCCGCGGCGGACCTCCTCGCCGCGGGCACGGAACCCGCACCGCTCGAGCCGCTGTACCTGCGGAGGCCCGACGCCGCCGAGCCGACGCCGCGGGTGCCGGCTGCGCAGGTCCGCGCGTGA